One genomic region from Xyrauchen texanus isolate HMW12.3.18 chromosome 4, RBS_HiC_50CHRs, whole genome shotgun sequence encodes:
- the LOC127639631 gene encoding suppressor APC domain-containing protein 2-like, which yields MKELEREKDYLLAGLDVLERAKEWYQTQIHNITETQRQVGQSHHTTEFITCQSQMDVLLPKLQEVTRCLNNLISFSGTALQSTSLMSLSGSCSAPPQVIHILKEQNRLLTQEVTEKNECVTQLEQEKSALIKQLFEDRACNIHDSSALASTFI from the exons ATGAAGGAGCTGGAACGGGAGAAAGATTATCTTCTGGCTGGGCTGGATGTGTTAGAGAGAGCCAAAGAATGGTACCAGACCCAGATCCATAATATCACTGAGACACAGAGACAAGTTGGCCAGAGTCATCACACAACT GAGTTCATCACTTGTCAGAGTCAGATGGATGTTCTTCTGCCTAAATTACAGGAAGTGACACGCTGTCTGAATAATTTGATTTCATTCTCTGGGACG GCGCTCCAATCCACAAGCTTAATGTCTCTCAGCGGCTCCTGCAGTGCTCCTCCTCAAGTCATCCACATACTGAAGGAGCAGAACCGACTCCTCACACAG GAAGTCACAGAGAAAAATGAGTGCGTCACTCAGCTGGAGCAGGAGAAATCTGCTCTGATCAAGCAGCTGTTTGAGGATCGAGCGTGCAACATTCACGACAGCAGTGCGCTTGCCTCCACCTTCATCTAA